The genomic interval CCAACTTTGGAAGAACAAAAGGAATTCGCAATAACAATCATAAAATTACCGGACACGATTCATAATGATATGGATAATCGTGGAAATGAAGCCCAGCACAAGGAAATTTGTAAGTACATCCAGGGATTTTTAGAGCACTAGATACTACAGAATTAATGGCATAAAATTTTCTGAACCAGCTTTAAAACACTTCGCCAAGCGTTAGTTTCACCCCGGAATAATCCTTACTGAATCCATAGTTCAGTGCAATATTTGTCCCGGACTTTTTGTTCATTTTGATACGTATTCCTGCTCCGGCTCCGGGATTCCAGCTGATCAGAAAAGCACTTTTAGGACCGCTGACCGTATTGGCATTAGCAAAAACGACATAACCCAAAAATCCATTTTTGGTAATGTCACGGCGGTATTCAGCTTCTACATACATTAAATTCCGTCCCCGGTAACGATTCTGGTCAAAGCCCCTGCCCGAACGGTTAAAATCTTCCCAACCAATACTTGGCAAATCCAGATAAGGGACTTTGTCGTTAAATACCTTCCATAGATAGGACCAGACGGCCAGCATATTCTGCCTATTCCTGTTTTGGTCAAAGCGGATGTATCTGCGAAAATCAACATAAACAGACGACCATAAGTTGTTATTTCCCAAAAACGTCGGATTGACCCGGTACTGCATACTGACATAATATCCGTCCCAGGGATTGGTGGAATTATTACGCGTATCAAAAAGCGTATTCAGGCTTAAACCAGACGAAAAACTGTTCAGTGATTGTGAAGTACCAAAGGAATATTTTGTAAAATTTGCCAGAAGCGGATCATCAGGATTCGTCCGGATATTTATCCTGTAATCAATATGGTAGCCTATTCCTGCAAAAAAACCTTTGGAAATACGCTTTAAAGCTTGCTGATAAAAGCGGAAGTAAGAATAATTAACGAGTAATTTCTGATTCTCGCTATATTGCCGGCCCAATCCCCAGGTATGCTGCGGATAAACCATCAGACGCGTATCCCCGCTAATTACGAGCCGGTTCTCTTTCAGCCAGATATATGATCGGATAGGAAGCCCGAAGCGTTGCTTGAAATTCCAGTATGGCGTAAAAGTTACCCGCGACATATAGGTATCCTTTCTGTCTCCCAGATAAAACCCTGCCGTTGTTGAAGTTACCAATGCAGTTCCACCGCCAGGTACCTGTGTGGAAAAAGGCAATGCGGAGAAGTATATCATCTTCCCTTCTGTGGATTCAGGTTTTCGCGGTTTTATATGTAATAAATTTTTGCCAACATCAATCAGATCAAATAATTTACTCGTATCGGCTCTTATCGTTGAATCCTTTTCCAGCACATTTCCCGGACTTTGGGCAAAGGCATAACCTGACCAAAGAGTAACAATCAGGAGTAAACCGAAATGCATATTGAAACCTCTCGCCCGAAACCTGAAAAACATGTGTGAAAATAACATATTATTACCGGCCAAAGTATCGTAATGCAACGTATAAATCGGTTCTGCAAGGCTTATTTGCCCGAATTTGATTATTTTCAATTTATTTTTTGTGCTACTTGTTTACCTTGTCCGGTATAAAATAAAAATATTCTACTTATCATCCTTTTACAACACCGATACTCAATTAATTATCCCAAATGGCCAGTAAAAAAAGCCTGTTTCCGTTATTTATGCCTGTATTTATACTGATACTGGTTTTTCTTCCAGCTGTTCATTTTGCACAACAGGTGCAAACCATCATTCCGTTATGGAAAAACGGGCCTCCCGGATTTGAAACAAAATCGAAGGAACAGGAATCTGCAAAAGATTATTGGGTAAAAAATATTCATAATCCTTCCCTTCAGGTTTTTCTTCCGGCTGCCGGAAAAGCAAACGGAACCGCTGTTGTAGTTTGTCCGGGCGGTGGGTTCAGGTTGCTCGTATATGATGCAGAAGGTACAGAACCGGCAGCTTATCTGGCCAAACTGGGCATAACTGTTTTTGTATTGAAATACCGCCTTCCCCGGGAAGACGGTTCCCCCTACTCGCTCGAAAAACAACCTCGTGAAGACGGACTAAGGGCAGTCAGAATGGTAAGAAGTTTGGCAAAAGCATATGGAATTGACACAAGCCGCGTTGGCATGCTAGGATTTTCGGCCGGAGGTGAAGTTGTTTCAGCAGTTGCATACGCTTCCGGCAAAGGGGATTCGAATGCAAAAGATCCTGTTGACAGGTTAAATGGCAAGCCAGATTTTCAGATGCTGATCTATCCCGGACCTTTGGGAATACCGTATACTATTCCACAGGATGCACCGCCTGCCTTTTTGCTTGCTGCCAACGACGATCCCTGCTGCGCGGTTACCAGTGTTGATTTGCTTGTAAAATACCGTGAAGCAAAACGGCCGGTTGAAGCGCACCTATATACAAAAGGGGATCATGGATTTAATATGGGAAACCGTTCGCCATGGCAAAGCATAAAGTCCTGGCCGCAAAGAATGGCTGATTGGCTGGGAGATAACGGTTATTTGGGCAAATAGCCAAAACACCGACTTAAATTTGTCGAAATTGAGTTTAGAACTCCTGAAAACAGTACTAAATTAAAAGTTATTGCTTGTATTTGAATAATTCTGCTGTTTTGTCAAAAAAAATAGCGTAATTATATGACTGTTTATTCTTACTCAATTTATGCACCTAAACACTTCCTATTCCGATCATTTTCATGCTACAAATGTGTGGCAGGAATTTATAAATTACCAAAAAGACGAGATACTGAAACCAATCTACAAGGATACAGGTCAGAAGCCGGACCGTATGCGCCGTCAGATTTTTCATTCTTCTATTAATCACACTTATTACATTCATCAGAAAGACAATCGTCTTGACGAAAAGTATCAGGATGTTTACATTCAGGCTCAGAAAGAGTACTGCTGCTATCTCCATGCAACAACCCTCGGCCTTAATTTACCTAAAAAAGTAGCTCTTGGATTTCACCACGATAACCTGTCCGATATCGTTCATATGGTCCTGTCTAATCAGGAGGTAAATGGTATACGGCTGAAAGAAGTACTTGAAGATACTACGATTGAAGAAGGGCAACGGAATAAACTGAGATCCCTGGCTGCATTTGATGCTACTAAAATAACATTATGTTATGCAGACAATGACCGAAAGCCAAAAAACATGATCGCCGCCGATCCGTTTACGGACAACGTCAAGTTTTATCACGTGGATTTTGAGTATACTATGCAGGAAAACTATGCACCCTTGATCGATACCTGGTTCAGCGAGGACGTTGGCCGTGAATTTGGCGAAGATATAGTTTTATTCAGAAACGACATCTTTGATATGTCAATGGAATTGCTGGACAAGGCGCAGCACTTACCCGACGATGATTTTAAATGCCAGGTGATCCGTAATCTGCATCAGTCGTTACCTGTAATTAAAACGCATCATGCATTGCATGGCCCTATATTATGAGTTTAGAAGGCTTTCGGAACCAGCACAGCTTCCGGCAACTTCTGTAAAAACCTCACCAATATCAGGAACATGTTTTAACTCAATGACAGGCGAATTAAATTCAAAGTTCATATTCAAACCGCCGACTTTAATTACCTGCCCGACTTCTTTTAAAAACACGTCCATTGGTGTATCACCGGCACCAACAAACTGATGTATCTCACGTTCCAAATGTGAGATCATCTTTTTGGCACCGAACAGTTTATCCACATTTTGGTGGCTGTAAAAATCTTTGTAATCTGTGTTGGTAAAAGGTGTTGCGGGATCTGACTGGATTGCCTTCAAAAATATCATACAGATATCTTCCGATTCCAGGTTTCGGGTAAGTTCCTCCATGTTGCTGTTATAAACATGGGAAGCACTTCTGTACCTGTCTTTTGTTTCCGAAGTTTTTTCTTTATCAGAAGTCCAGATTATTTCGCCTTTAACCCAATCTCTCGGATAATAAAAAACAAGGACACTTCCACCCTGTTCCAGAATTTGTTCAATATCCGATATAAACTTTTTTACCTCCTCTTTTTTCAAAGGGAATGCCTCTATTTCCTGAAAAGTAAATTTTGATTTTTTGTCTTTATTGATGAATCCAATCTGGCTCCCGTTCAGGCTAACCAGCGGAACTGAGGCTTTGGACATCACAAACCAGTCAGTAGCGAATGTTTTGATGACTGAAATTGGAAAGCGCATGGTGTTGATAATAACCGGGCACTGGGCGTTGTACATCTTTACCAGTCCTTCCCGCACCAGGTCGGGCATAAAATATTTTCCTTCGTGTTCCTGAATAACCGTCCCGTCCAGATCAGTCATTAAGCCTCCTTTTTCAACAAATTCCCTGCGGTCCGTAAAATCGGAAATTTGTTTCTTTTGTTCAATTGTCAAAGACATAAAATACGCTTCAAATACAAACTTATTACCTATTGTATAACTATTTATATTGTTGATGTATGTTATTTCTGTGCCAAATATATCTGAATTTCTTGCGGGTTAAGCTATAAAAATAAATTGAATACCTTTAAATATCATTTCAACCTGCTGCCAACAGGCTGTCTAACACTGCTGAACACATTAAGCATAGCTTCTTTCTGACGTCTTCACAGACCAGGAACCGGGATAACTATACGGGTAATACTGTCGGATCAGTTCCTGCAACTGGTTACGTGCGCGGATGTACTGAGACCTTACAGTAGCCTCATTAAGTTGTAACATATCTGCAATTTCCCTGTGATTGTATCCGTCCACGGCATGTAATAAAAATACATTTTTGTACAACGGTTTGAGCCTCTGTATGAGTTTTAAAACTTCGTCGGCAGTGATACGGCTTACAATGTCTTCCTCTAAACGCAGCTCTGGAACATCTTCCAATGCAGTTCTGTCCTCAATATGTTTTTTGTGCTTACGATAATAACTGATCGCAGTATTGACCATAATCGTTCGCAGCCATACCTTAAACGGATACGATGGATCGTAGTTTTTCAGGTTGTTGAATACTTTCAAAAATCCTTCGTTGAGTACTTCTTCCGACTCTTCAAGGCAGGAAGTATAACGAAGACAAATGCTTTTGGCATATCCGAAATATTTCTGATACATATAGCGCTGAGCCTGGTTATTACCGGCTATACACGCAGCAACGACGGAGTCAAAGTCGTTCTGATTGAATGATATTTTTTTTTCGAATAACAAAATCCAACTTGTTTAAATGTAAAACCGGGTTTATCAGATATCCGGCGTAATCAGTATTCAGCGTTATTCAGTAGTAATGCGTCGGTTACGTATTTCTATACAAATTGAATTAAAACAGATAAAAAAATAAAACGACTTAGATGGAAAGGAGAGAAACCCAGACAAAAAGGGAATATTCATCTCCCAAACCTGTTTTCTTACTGATCTTTTTAATGAGATTATTCAATAACCTGTTGCCCGTGAAAATTTCCTTATTCAGCC from Dyadobacter sp. NIV53 carries:
- a CDS encoding BamA/TamA family outer membrane protein, with translation MKIIKFGQISLAEPIYTLHYDTLAGNNMLFSHMFFRFRARGFNMHFGLLLIVTLWSGYAFAQSPGNVLEKDSTIRADTSKLFDLIDVGKNLLHIKPRKPESTEGKMIYFSALPFSTQVPGGGTALVTSTTAGFYLGDRKDTYMSRVTFTPYWNFKQRFGLPIRSYIWLKENRLVISGDTRLMVYPQHTWGLGRQYSENQKLLVNYSYFRFYQQALKRISKGFFAGIGYHIDYRINIRTNPDDPLLANFTKYSFGTSQSLNSFSSGLSLNTLFDTRNNSTNPWDGYYVSMQYRVNPTFLGNNNLWSSVYVDFRRYIRFDQNRNRQNMLAVWSYLWKVFNDKVPYLDLPSIGWEDFNRSGRGFDQNRYRGRNLMYVEAEYRRDITKNGFLGYVVFANANTVSGPKSAFLISWNPGAGAGIRIKMNKKSGTNIALNYGFSKDYSGVKLTLGEVF
- a CDS encoding alpha/beta hydrolase — encoded protein: MASKKSLFPLFMPVFILILVFLPAVHFAQQVQTIIPLWKNGPPGFETKSKEQESAKDYWVKNIHNPSLQVFLPAAGKANGTAVVVCPGGGFRLLVYDAEGTEPAAYLAKLGITVFVLKYRLPREDGSPYSLEKQPREDGLRAVRMVRSLAKAYGIDTSRVGMLGFSAGGEVVSAVAYASGKGDSNAKDPVDRLNGKPDFQMLIYPGPLGIPYTIPQDAPPAFLLAANDDPCCAVTSVDLLVKYREAKRPVEAHLYTKGDHGFNMGNRSPWQSIKSWPQRMADWLGDNGYLGK
- a CDS encoding HAD hydrolase family protein, which gives rise to MSLTIEQKKQISDFTDRREFVEKGGLMTDLDGTVIQEHEGKYFMPDLVREGLVKMYNAQCPVIINTMRFPISVIKTFATDWFVMSKASVPLVSLNGSQIGFINKDKKSKFTFQEIEAFPLKKEEVKKFISDIEQILEQGGSVLVFYYPRDWVKGEIIWTSDKEKTSETKDRYRSASHVYNSNMEELTRNLESEDICMIFLKAIQSDPATPFTNTDYKDFYSHQNVDKLFGAKKMISHLEREIHQFVGAGDTPMDVFLKEVGQVIKVGGLNMNFEFNSPVIELKHVPDIGEVFTEVAGSCAGSESLLNS
- a CDS encoding RNA polymerase sigma factor, whose product is MLFEKKISFNQNDFDSVVAACIAGNNQAQRYMYQKYFGYAKSICLRYTSCLEESEEVLNEGFLKVFNNLKNYDPSYPFKVWLRTIMVNTAISYYRKHKKHIEDRTALEDVPELRLEEDIVSRITADEVLKLIQRLKPLYKNVFLLHAVDGYNHREIADMLQLNEATVRSQYIRARNQLQELIRQYYPYSYPGSWSVKTSERSYA